GTGACGTAGAGCACCTTGGTCAATATCTGGGACGCCACATAGAGAAACAGGGCGTTTTTCCCAAGGGCGAGGAACGGGGCCGTCCAGGCGCCTGGCGTTTTGCCGTCCAGGACAAGGTGGGCCATGGCCAGCAGCATGAGCCCGAAACCTCCGACAAAAAGCACGAAGGAGCTGGTGGTGATGAGTTTGTTTATGGGAAACCACTCGTCCCATACCAGACCGAGCACGTGCAGAGTCAGGCCAAAGGCGAACACAGCCCAAGGACTGAGCCCTTTTCCGGACTTGATCCAGCGGCCGGCCAAAACCCCGAACAAAGCCAGCGAGATGCACGGAAGGGTGCTCAACAACCCCTCGGGGTCCCAGGTCGTATCGTATTCCCAGATATGACCCCGCAAGAGCATCTGGTCCAGCCAGCCTTCGAGATTGTACTCCGTGTCCAGGCTCGGACGGCCTAGTCCCGGCACAGGCACGAAGGCCCAGAGGAGCCAGTACCCCACAAGAATGATCAGGGCCACGGATGCCACTCCCCGCCAATCCAGGATCGAATGCAGCCACAGCGAGGCCAGGTAGACCAAGGCTATGCGTTGCAGCACTCCCGGAATCCTCAGCGACTCCAGGTCGAAAAAGGGAAACCCGTTCACGAAGAGCCCGAGAGCGAACAGGATAGCCGCTCTTCTGAAGGCCCGGAGCCAAATGCCGCTCTTCATGACAGACTGATTATCCCGGGGGACCGCCAGGGCCACGGACACTCCGACCAGAAACAAAAAGAAGGGGAAAATAAAATCAACCGCGGTCCAACCGTGCCACCTGGCGTGAATAAGCTCCCTGTAGACGTGCCAGGTATCTCCTGGATTGTTGGCGATGATCATGAACGCCACGGTGAGTCCACGCAAAAAATCCACGGAAACAACACGGGCACCACTTTTTACGACCATGACTGATCCTGTTAAATAAGCGCTTTCGAATAAGCAAGTGGTGAGCAAATATGCTTTGGTTACCCTTTCTCGAGGATCACCTTTTTAGAACGCCCGGGCAGCCGCAACGGCCTTCGCATGCGGATGGAATCAGCTTGTTTCCTCCAATGCTTGTGCGAAAGCTCGCGCCTGGGCTCGTGACGTTAGTCTCTCCTTGGGTGCCGAACCGCCAGAGTGACGCAACAGCACCTCGGCGAATTCATCGATGTTGCCAAGGAGGTCCCGGCAGATTTCCGGGTCGTACCATGAACCGGTGCACCGTTCGATCTCATGCAATGCTTCGCTGAGGCTCATGGGCTGTCGGTAGGCCCGGTGCTCGAGCATGGCCGCGAGGCTGTCGGCCACTGCGAGGATACGCCCGCCCAGCGGGATGTCCCTGCCTGAAAGTCCATGCGGGTAACCGCCGCCGTCAAAACGCTCGTGATGGGACAGCACCATGTCCACCACGCCGTGCCTGGCGGAAAAGAGTTCGATGGGCCTTAGGATCTCGGCGCCGATTTTGGGATGCTCCCTTATGAGAGCCCATTCGCTCCGGTCCAATTTCGCGGGCTTCAGGAAGATGTTGTCTGGGATGCCGATCTTTCCTATGTCGTGCAGGTGACCGGCGATGTGAACCAGGTCCGTCTGCTTGGCTGAAAGACCGTGGGCCAAAGCCAGTACTGTGGCGAAATCGGCCGTGAGGGCCGAATGCTCGAACAGGCGGCTGTCCTTGGCGTCCACCGCCCGTCCGAGGGTTTCAGCTATCTGATGGACCGTTGCGGTCAACTGGCCGCACCGGTAGGTGCCACGGCACTCTTCTAACGCACAAAGAAGCTTCATGAATCCTTCTCCCTGTTTGGCTCCAGCTCAATATCGATATTGATATTCAAAATCAATATTTTTCAGGCCGCACCGTGGGAGGAAAGCTTGGAACAGCTAAAAATGGGTGGAAAAAGAACGGCGTTCCCGTGGGACTGCCCAGGGAAGCTTACGAAACCGGCGCTTATTGTTTTGAACGTGGGTGCACGGTGCCGTCGCCGAAGATAGAATCGTACACGGCGGTATCTCCCGGGCGGGAATCGAAGCATTCCTGGGACGTCTGGGCCGCTCCGGATTCCAGGAGCCGGCTCACTGTGACGAAACGGTACCC
This portion of the Desulfovibrio sp. genome encodes:
- a CDS encoding HD domain-containing protein, giving the protein MKLLCALEECRGTYRCGQLTATVHQIAETLGRAVDAKDSRLFEHSALTADFATVLALAHGLSAKQTDLVHIAGHLHDIGKIGIPDNIFLKPAKLDRSEWALIREHPKIGAEILRPIELFSARHGVVDMVLSHHERFDGGGYPHGLSGRDIPLGGRILAVADSLAAMLEHRAYRQPMSLSEALHEIERCTGSWYDPEICRDLLGNIDEFAEVLLRHSGGSAPKERLTSRAQARAFAQALEETS